GGCACACCCCAGCGTCGCCCCAGCGTCAGCGCTGAAGCAACCGGGGCCAGCGCGGGCGAGACACTGATGATGACATCGGGTCGGGCCACTCCAGGCGCCAGAGCCCGAGTCGTGAAGGCCGCCTCGCTGAGGATCCGTCCCACCCCGGTCGGGGTGCGGGGGAGGTAGTGCTTGACCCGGTGCACGCGGACACCATCGATCTCTTCCAGCGAGCGCCAACCTCCGTACCCGTCGGCCACCCTCCACTCCGGGTAGTGCGGGTGCGCCGTCACCACGTCGACGTCGAAGTCCTCGGTAAGGCCCGACGCCATTCCTGCCGTGTAGGGCGCGATGCCGGTCTGTTCGGGGGCGTAGTTGAGGCCAAGCACGAGGACGCGGGGTCGGGACATGGGTCTCCTCGGAGTCGTGGGCGTCGCCATTCTTCCTGGTCAGGCCTGAGGCGGTGCGTCGTCCTCGTCACGTGGCGACGACGACCGGCGTCCCGCGTAGTTCCAGGTGTCGAGCTCGCTGACCGTCGGTGCGCCCATGAACGGCAGCCCCTGCTCCTTGCGCAGGAAGCCCCAGATGATCGGGAGCAGGAGCAGCACGGCAAGGCCGACGACGGCGATGAGCACCGGGTGGGTCTCCTCGCGGCCCAGCGGCGCCCATCCGGCCTTGTCGAGCAGCGCGACGCCCGACATCGTCAGGACCACCACGATGCCGCGGCGGATGTAGGACTGCGGGACACGCGGCGCGATCTTGGCGCCCAGCAGCGTGCCCGGCACCGAGCCTAGGATCAGTGGGATCGCGATGCCCCAGTCGAGACCGTGGATAGCGATGTTGGCGATCGCCGCGGCCAGCACCAACGGGACAGCCTGCACCAGGTCGGTGCCGACCAACTTCACAGCTGAGAGCCCCGGGTAGAGCATCAGCAGGGCGATCATGATGACCGAGCCCGAGCCCACGCTGGTGATGCCGACCAGCAGGCCGCCGAGCATCCCGACGAGCAGCGTCGGGATCGGCCGTACCGGCGGGTTGGGGTCACCCGGGTCGCCGCCGGAGCGGACACGCC
This genomic window from Nocardioides marinus contains:
- a CDS encoding TSUP family transporter, producing the protein MIDILTLTALSIAVAGFVVGVVVGLTGMGGGALMTPALIFLGVGGGEAATVVTADLTAAAVYKTGGAVVHAKEGSPNLKLAMWLIIGSVPMAFVGPYMVKAFTTDAEELDRVLKLSIGFALLFAAATYALRLYINLRRVRSGGDPGDPNPPVRPIPTLLVGMLGGLLVGITSVGSGSVIMIALLMLYPGLSAVKLVGTDLVQAVPLVLAAAIANIAIHGLDWGIAIPLILGSVPGTLLGAKIAPRVPQSYIRRGIVVVLTMSGVALLDKAGWAPLGREETHPVLIAVVGLAVLLLLPIIWGFLRKEQGLPFMGAPTVSELDTWNYAGRRSSSPRDEDDAPPQA